The Mycolicibacterium monacense genome contains the following window.
TGCAGGATCTGGGCCTCGACGAAGTGCCCGATGCGGGCCTTGGCCATCACCGGGATCGTGACCGCGTCGATGATGCCCTCGATCATGTCGGGGTCGCTCATCCGGGACACGCCACCCTGGGCGCGGATGTCGGCGGGGACCCGCTCGAGCGCCATCACCGCGACGGCGCCTGCGCCTTCGGCGATGCGCGCCTGCTCGGGGGTGACGACGTCCATGATCACGCCGCCCTTGAGCATCTCGGCCATACCGCGCTTCACCCGGGCGGTGCCCGTCTGATGAGCCGAGCCGTTCTGCTGCCCTTCGAATCCCACTGTCATCTCCTCCGAATCGCTACTGATCCAGTGTAGTAGCGCCCACAAATCCATTGAATCCGCAGATCAGCGGATCGTTTCCACCGGTCCGGGCGCCAAGAGCCCGTCGGCCAGTTCGCCGGCCCGGGCCAGTAGCGCACCCAGCTGCTGCGGGTAGACCGTCTCACCGGCCGCGACCAGTTCGTCGATCATTGTCGCATCACACCAGCGGTGACCGTGAATCGTGCGCTGCTCCAGGGGGGTGTGGGCGTCGAGAGAGGGCTCGAAACGCGCAGTGCGGTGCACGAAGAACATCTCCTGGCTGCGCAGCACCGCACCGCTGAACTCGAACACCGCGTCGCGGCGCCACACCGGCCCGACCAGCGCGGCCGCGTCCACCTCCAGTCCGGTCTCCTCGGCGAGCTCCCGCGCGGCCGCCTCCGCGATCGCTTCACCCGGCTCCACCCCGCCGCCGACGGTGAACCACCACCGCGGGGCGTCGGTCAGCGCCGGATCCGACCCGCAGAACAGCAGCACCGCACCGGTCTCGTCGAGCAGCACCACTCGAGCCGAAACCCGCCGACCCAGCGGCTCCGCATCGCGCGAGGACACCTCGGCGATCTCGAAGTAGCTCGGCAACGCCGCGGTGCCGCCCAGCCGCAGCAGCCGCACGGGTGCGCGTTCGCGCAGCGCGAGGGTGTCACGCACCGCGTCGTTGTGGAACCGCCGGGCCAGCAGGACCCTCGCCTCGGCGTCGGCGAGTTCGGCCACCAGCGCCACGGGTAGGGAGCCCGTATCGACCAGCGCCAGCGCCGCCGACAGTTCGTTCTCGGCGGCCTCCCGGCCGCTGCGCGGTGCGCGTTCGGCGGCGGCGGCGAGCGTGGCCAGTCGCTTGCCCTCCGGTCCCCCGGCGTATGCGTCGACGGCGACCGCGCGGGCCACCACCGCGCGGCGGGCCAGCGCGCCGTCGAGCGCCTGCCAGCTCAGGTCGTAGCGCACGTGCAACCGGTCGAGGCGGTGGGCGGTCTGGTAGGCCCAGGCGCCCACCAGCAGGACGATCACCAGCAGGACCGCCAGCGCGACGATCACGATCCACGTCACGGCGCGACCTGGACCTTGACTCCCGACCCGGCGACGGTCTCGTAGACCCGCATGATCTGGGCGGCCACCACCGACCAGTCGTAGCGGCCGACGGCCTCGGATGCGGCGTCGATGTAGCGCTGCCGCGCGTCGTCGTCACCGAGCACCTCGATCAGTCCGGCCGCCAGCGCCTCGGAGTCGTCGACGGTGACCAACCGGCCCGCCTCGCCGTCGCGCAGCACCCGCCGGAAAGCGTCGAGATCGCTTGCCACGACGGCGGTCCCGGCGGCCATCGCCTCCACCAGCACGATGCCGAAACTCTCCCCGCCGGTGTTGGGCGCGCAGTACACGTCGGCGCTGCGCATCGCCGACGCCTTGACCGCATCGTCGACCTGCCCCAGGAAGCACAGATGCGACGCCAACGGGCCGGCCTGCTCCCGCAACTCGTCCTCGTCGCCGCGTCCGACGATGAGGATCTCCACGTCCGGATAGCGCGCCACCACGGCGGGCAGCGCCCCCAGCAGCACGTTCATCCCCTTGCGCGGCTCGTCGTAGCGGCCGAGGAACAGCACCGTGCGCCCCGGTCGCGGATAACCGTCGAGGCGGGGCGCATCGGCGAAGAACGCGACGTCGACCCCGTTGGGGATCTCGACCGCATCGGAACCCAGCGCCTCCATCTGCCAACGCCGCGCCAGGTCCGACACGGCGATCCGGCCGACGATCTTCTCGTGGTACGGGCGCAGGATGCCCTGGAACACCGACAGCGTCAGCGATTTCGTGGTGGAGGTGTGGAACGTCGCGACGATCGGGCCCTCGGCGGCCTGCAACGCCAGCATCGACAGGCTCGGGGCGTTCGGCTCGTGCAGGTGCAGCACATCGAACTCACCCTGCGCCAGCCACTTCTTGACCAGACGGTGCGTGGCGGGCCCGAACCTCAGCCGTGCCACCGACCCGTTGTAGGGAATCGGCACCGCGCGCCCGCCCGAGACCACGTAGTCCGGCAGGTCGACATGCGGGGAGGACGGCGCCAGCACGCTCACCTCGTGTCCGCGTTCGCGCATGACCTCGGCCAACTGCAGGACGTGGGACTGGACCCCGCCCGGCACGTCGAACGAGTACGGGCACACCATGCCGATGCGCATCGTCAGCCCGCTCCGGCCAGCCTGGCGCGCCGCGCATCGGACAGGTCGGCGATCCACTGCGGCTGCATCATGTGCCAGTCCTCGGGGTGCTCGGCGATGTTGGCCGCGAAGCGGTCGGCCAGCGCCTGGGTGACCAGCCCGACGTCACCACCGGAGGTGTCGAGCGGTGCGAAGACCCGCATACCCCAGCCGTCACCGTCGAACCAGCAGTGCACCGGCAGCAGTGCCGCCCCCGTCTCGCACGCCAGCTTCGCCGGTCCGGCGGGCATCCGGGTGGGTTCGCCGAAGAAGTCGACCGCCACGCCCTGGCGGGT
Protein-coding sequences here:
- a CDS encoding NUDIX hydrolase, with translation MTWIVIVALAVLLVIVLLVGAWAYQTAHRLDRLHVRYDLSWQALDGALARRAVVARAVAVDAYAGGPEGKRLATLAAAAERAPRSGREAAENELSAALALVDTGSLPVALVAELADAEARVLLARRFHNDAVRDTLALRERAPVRLLRLGGTAALPSYFEIAEVSSRDAEPLGRRVSARVVLLDETGAVLLFCGSDPALTDAPRWWFTVGGGVEPGEAIAEAAARELAEETGLEVDAAALVGPVWRRDAVFEFSGAVLRSQEMFFVHRTARFEPSLDAHTPLEQRTIHGHRWCDATMIDELVAAGETVYPQQLGALLARAGELADGLLAPGPVETIR
- a CDS encoding glycosyltransferase family 4 protein; its protein translation is MRIGMVCPYSFDVPGGVQSHVLQLAEVMRERGHEVSVLAPSSPHVDLPDYVVSGGRAVPIPYNGSVARLRFGPATHRLVKKWLAQGEFDVLHLHEPNAPSLSMLALQAAEGPIVATFHTSTTKSLTLSVFQGILRPYHEKIVGRIAVSDLARRWQMEALGSDAVEIPNGVDVAFFADAPRLDGYPRPGRTVLFLGRYDEPRKGMNVLLGALPAVVARYPDVEILIVGRGDEDELREQAGPLASHLCFLGQVDDAVKASAMRSADVYCAPNTGGESFGIVLVEAMAAGTAVVASDLDAFRRVLRDGEAGRLVTVDDSEALAAGLIEVLGDDDARQRYIDAASEAVGRYDWSVVAAQIMRVYETVAGSGVKVQVAP